CCAGCCCCTCAGGAAGATGCATTCCAACGTTTTCCAGTGAACTGGCGTTATCCGTGGTGACAATTTCTGCCCTCATCAAACTTTGAGAGGAGGTAGAGCGGAATGCTAATGCTTTCAGGAGCAGGGCCGGTTTCGGTTCCTACATCTTGCGTTACAGCCTCAAACCCGCACTCTTTCAACACCTGCTCAAGGGTGCCACGATCGATACAGGATTCAAAAAAGAGATGAAGGGCCTCAGCAAGATTGCGCTTGGCTTCATCTTCGGTCGCTCCCTGGGAGATGATATCCAGAGCAGGACATGAGGCGACAACCCATTTTTCCTTTTTCTTGAGCTGCAGGGGGAGCTCAAGGGTCATTTTGATTCTTGATCCCATTTCGACGCTCCATTATGTCCGTTGTGGCGGATAATTTTGCTCTCCAATTTTTGATTTTGCTCTTTTCATTTAATACTCGGTTTCGCATTGTAAATAAATGGGAAATGAACCGGAAGCTAGTAGTCAAAAACAAAAGCCCAACCTCTTTCAAGATTGGGCTAACTTATTGATTTCGTTTGGTCGGGACGACTGGATTCGAACCAGCGCCCTCTGCGTCCCGAACGCAGCGCTCTACCAGGCTGAGCCACGTCCCGACCGAATAGACGGATTTCTTAGCAAATAATGTTTTGTCTGTCCACTCTTTTTAAAAATTTATCGACAATTCTCATTTTGGGTAATTCTCATGATCCTGTCATTGCCGACATTCCCCTCAATCCCCTTTCAAAGAGGGACTTTGCCACGGCAATCCCCCTTTTGAGGAAGCAGGGGGGAGACGTGTTCACTTTCCAAAATGAGAAATGCTGGTGATTTGAGCGAGATATTGATTTACTGGGAAAGAAGAGAAACAATAGATATGCTGAAAAGACTATATTGCCCATTGAAAGGAACTGAAATGGTTTCAGAGGAATCTGCCCCCACACAGGAAATCAACATCTCCTCTCATGAGGATTCGCCTGAAACAGCGAAGGAGGCTCCCCATCCCTTGGCCCTGAAGACGACGGTCTTTCCTCATCTGCCAGGGGTTTATCTGTTCAAGGATACGGATGGGACCGTACTCTACGTAGGCAAGGCCAGGGACCTCAGAAAGCGCGTGGTCAGCTACTTTC
This region of Desulforhabdus amnigena genomic DNA includes:
- a CDS encoding type II toxin-antitoxin system HicB family antitoxin; this encodes MGSRIKMTLELPLQLKKKEKWVVASCPALDIISQGATEDEAKRNLAEALHLFFESCIDRGTLEQVLKECGFEAVTQDVGTETGPAPESISIPLYLLSKFDEGRNCHHG